A region of Massilia sp. KIM DNA encodes the following proteins:
- a CDS encoding diguanylate cyclase domain-containing protein, whose product MNVVETQKVLVADDDAINREVLGDLLKPEYTVLLAKNGAQTLERAERHQPDLILLDVMMPDMDGYEVLRQLRADPHTEHIAVIFISGLDRPEDEANGLKMGASDYIVKPFNPTVVMARVALHLQVVRQRRMLERLANIDGLTELANRRRFDEKYALEYQRARRTRQPLSLALLDIDSFKQYNDRYGHPAGDRALRSVARVAGAAMRRPGDLAARYGGEELVLLMPETDAAHARQVVEALCQAVAELRIAHEASNVAPVLTVSVGGATLDAAGAELPAELFEAADAQLYRAKQAGRNRIAWRAPE is encoded by the coding sequence ATGAACGTAGTCGAGACCCAGAAAGTCCTGGTGGCGGACGATGACGCCATCAACCGCGAGGTCCTGGGAGACCTGCTCAAGCCGGAGTACACGGTGCTGCTGGCGAAGAACGGCGCCCAGACCCTGGAGCGCGCCGAGCGCCACCAGCCCGACCTCATCCTGCTGGACGTGATGATGCCGGACATGGACGGCTACGAGGTGCTGCGCCAGCTGCGCGCCGACCCGCACACCGAGCACATCGCGGTGATCTTCATCTCGGGCCTGGACCGGCCCGAGGACGAAGCCAACGGCCTCAAGATGGGCGCCTCGGACTACATCGTCAAGCCCTTCAACCCGACCGTGGTGATGGCGCGGGTGGCCCTGCACCTGCAGGTGGTGCGCCAGCGCCGCATGCTCGAACGCCTGGCCAACATCGACGGCCTGACCGAGCTGGCCAACCGCCGCCGCTTCGACGAGAAGTACGCCCTCGAATACCAGCGCGCGCGCCGCACCCGCCAGCCGCTGTCGCTGGCCCTGCTCGACATCGATTCCTTCAAGCAGTACAACGACCGCTACGGCCACCCGGCCGGCGACCGCGCGCTGCGCTCGGTGGCGCGGGTGGCCGGCGCCGCCATGCGCCGCCCCGGCGACCTCGCGGCCCGCTACGGCGGCGAGGAACTGGTGCTCCTGATGCCGGAAACCGACGCCGCGCACGCGCGCCAGGTGGTCGAGGCCCTGTGCCAGGCGGTGGCCGAACTGCGCATCGCCCACGAAGCCTCGAACGTGGCGCCGGTGCTGACCGTGAGCGTGGGCGGGGCCACCCTGGACGCCGCCGGCGCCGAGCTGCCGGCCGAGCTGTTCGAGGCGGCCGACGCCCAGCTGTACCGGGCCAAGCAGGCCGGCCGCAACCGCATCGCTTGGCGCGCGCCGGAATGA
- a CDS encoding hybrid sensor histidine kinase/response regulator, which yields MMAWLALALLLLALALPAGAASLRLERDAHAVDAWPAVTLYHDTEGRLDAAGALALARAGRFAVPDKARATLGVRQEPHWLHIPFRLAADAPADWVAQLDFALVDQLDFYLAEGTGPARHLASAGRRQQHSGELDGRVPAVALHLQPGRDYTLLLRIQARGPKAAPLTLYQPAAYNRAALGEQMLQGVLMGIAACLFLYSLGQWISVREHMYGKYAMFVGGLTGYSLVWFGLGEQYLWHGNEWLTTHMMGLSSMVAASGAYLFVEQTLARPGMDRKFSLLMKGCALLCLLMGLAWAFDLVGHLAMMAFTTTIGSAPMLLGLPGAFRRARARDPIGIYFLVGWIASLAGSIVLSSVTIGALPVNFWTQHALVFGVTLDMLIFLRIIGLRTKALQSAMLRAEAEARMKSEFLANMSHEIRTPMNAIIGMSRLALLNEPPPTLRNYLGKILGAGEHLLSLVNDILDHSKIEAGKLAIEAVPFELDELLEHLSAVTSVKSDAKGIELIFRVGPGVPQRLVGDPLRLGQVLINLAGNAVKFTERGEIVVAVEALETEGKAVTLAFSVSDTGIGMQPGQLERLFQSFTQADSSTTRKYGGTGLGLSISRQLVELMGGAIRADSTPGVGSRFVFTLPLGIADGQAAAGAVRRAALLDVRALVVDDSATARAALAEMLDALGVRADTVASGEDCLDALAAAQDAGRPYGIVLMDYLMPGLDGIETIRRIRAGARGAVPPAILMVSVCTRDTVLAHEGVLPVDAFLHKPVGPALLYHSLLQVLHPQLGLEQAPAPRGMADIPRLDGARILLAEDNANNREVALDFMAAARMRVDVAFDGLEAVRMAQAGDYDLVLMDIQMPGIDGLEAARRIRAMPQLGKLPIVAMTAHAMPSDRARSLEAGMNDHVTKPIDPDLLFCTLLKWIDPARLAGRPLPERPQRPAAAPAPAPAAWALPEVAGIDWAQALDKVDGQRSRLEKRAGSFVREYAGAPRLLREALRGGDHARLQLLAHNLKSSAAYVGAVELSTAAGRLEQELRAGLVERVGVLVPPLVAATESALAALSLLAAAALPHPPDADALAQVAARLDTYLRADDARAEDALAELAALLAGSAHEHALEPLRRAIAEIEYAAALAPLSALASQLEISLEGSA from the coding sequence ATGATGGCCTGGCTGGCGCTCGCGCTCCTGCTTCTGGCGCTCGCCCTGCCGGCCGGGGCCGCGAGCCTGAGGCTGGAACGCGACGCCCACGCCGTCGACGCCTGGCCGGCGGTCACCCTCTACCACGACACCGAGGGCAGGCTCGACGCCGCCGGCGCCCTGGCCCTGGCCCGCGCCGGCCGCTTCGCCGTGCCGGACAAGGCGCGCGCGACCCTGGGCGTGCGCCAGGAGCCGCACTGGCTGCACATTCCGTTCAGGCTGGCCGCCGACGCGCCGGCCGACTGGGTCGCCCAGCTCGACTTCGCCCTGGTCGACCAGCTCGACTTCTACCTCGCCGAAGGGACCGGCCCGGCGCGGCACCTGGCCAGCGCCGGCCGCCGCCAGCAGCACAGCGGGGAACTCGACGGCCGCGTCCCCGCCGTCGCCCTGCACCTCCAGCCCGGCCGCGACTACACCCTGCTGCTGCGCATCCAGGCGCGCGGTCCGAAGGCGGCGCCACTCACCCTCTACCAGCCGGCCGCCTATAACCGGGCGGCGCTGGGCGAGCAGATGCTGCAGGGGGTCCTGATGGGCATCGCGGCCTGTCTCTTCCTCTACAGCCTGGGCCAGTGGATCAGCGTGCGCGAACACATGTACGGCAAGTACGCGATGTTCGTGGGCGGCCTCACCGGCTATTCCCTGGTCTGGTTCGGCCTCGGCGAGCAATACCTCTGGCATGGCAACGAATGGCTCACCACCCACATGATGGGCCTGAGCTCGATGGTCGCTGCCAGCGGCGCCTACCTGTTCGTCGAACAGACCCTGGCGCGCCCTGGCATGGACCGCAAGTTCAGCCTGCTCATGAAGGGCTGCGCCCTGCTCTGCCTCCTGATGGGCCTTGCGTGGGCCTTCGACCTGGTCGGGCACCTCGCGATGATGGCCTTCACCACCACCATCGGCAGCGCGCCGATGCTGCTCGGCCTGCCGGGCGCCTTCCGCCGCGCCCGCGCGCGCGACCCGATCGGCATCTACTTCCTGGTCGGCTGGATCGCCAGCCTGGCCGGCTCCATCGTCCTGAGCTCGGTGACCATCGGCGCACTGCCGGTGAATTTCTGGACCCAGCACGCGCTGGTGTTCGGGGTCACCCTCGACATGCTGATCTTCCTGCGCATCATCGGTCTGCGCACCAAGGCGCTGCAAAGCGCCATGCTGCGCGCCGAGGCCGAGGCGCGCATGAAGTCCGAATTCCTGGCCAACATGAGCCACGAGATCCGCACTCCCATGAACGCGATCATCGGCATGAGCCGCCTGGCCCTGCTGAACGAGCCGCCGCCCACGCTGCGCAACTACCTGGGCAAGATCCTGGGCGCGGGCGAGCACCTGCTGTCCCTGGTCAACGACATCCTCGACCATTCCAAGATCGAGGCCGGCAAGCTGGCGATCGAAGCGGTGCCCTTCGAGCTCGACGAGCTGCTCGAACACCTGTCCGCCGTGACCAGCGTGAAGAGCGACGCCAAGGGCATCGAACTGATCTTCCGGGTCGGGCCGGGCGTGCCGCAACGCCTGGTGGGCGATCCGCTGCGCCTGGGCCAGGTCCTGATCAATTTGGCCGGCAACGCGGTCAAGTTCACCGAGCGCGGCGAGATCGTGGTCGCCGTGGAAGCGCTCGAGACCGAGGGCAAGGCGGTCACCCTGGCGTTCTCGGTGAGCGACACCGGCATCGGCATGCAGCCCGGGCAGCTCGAGCGCCTGTTCCAGTCCTTCACCCAGGCCGACAGCTCCACCACCCGCAAGTACGGGGGCACCGGCCTGGGCCTGTCGATCTCGCGCCAGCTGGTGGAGCTGATGGGCGGCGCCATCCGCGCCGACAGCACGCCCGGCGTGGGCAGCCGCTTCGTCTTCACGCTGCCGCTCGGGATCGCCGACGGCCAGGCCGCCGCCGGCGCGGTGCGGCGCGCCGCCCTGCTGGACGTGCGCGCCCTGGTGGTGGACGACAGCGCCACCGCGCGCGCGGCCCTGGCCGAGATGCTCGATGCGCTGGGCGTGCGCGCCGACACCGTGGCCTCGGGCGAGGACTGCCTGGACGCCCTCGCCGCCGCCCAGGACGCGGGCCGGCCCTACGGCATCGTGCTGATGGACTACCTGATGCCCGGCCTGGACGGGATCGAGACCATCCGCCGCATCCGCGCCGGCGCGCGCGGGGCGGTCCCGCCGGCAATCCTGATGGTCTCGGTCTGCACCCGCGACACGGTGCTGGCGCACGAGGGCGTGCTGCCGGTCGACGCCTTCCTGCACAAGCCGGTCGGCCCGGCCCTGCTCTACCACAGCCTGCTGCAGGTGCTCCATCCCCAGCTCGGCCTGGAGCAGGCGCCGGCGCCGCGCGGCATGGCCGACATCCCGCGCCTGGACGGCGCACGCATCCTGCTGGCCGAGGACAACGCCAACAATCGCGAAGTCGCGCTCGACTTCATGGCGGCCGCCCGCATGCGGGTCGACGTCGCCTTCGATGGCCTGGAAGCCGTGCGCATGGCGCAGGCCGGCGACTACGACCTGGTGCTGATGGACATCCAGATGCCCGGCATCGACGGACTGGAAGCGGCGCGCCGCATCCGCGCCATGCCGCAGCTCGGCAAGCTGCCGATCGTGGCCATGACCGCCCACGCCATGCCGAGCGACCGCGCCAGGAGCCTGGAAGCCGGCATGAACGACCACGTCACCAAGCCGATCGACCCCGACCTGCTGTTCTGCACCCTGCTCAAGTGGATCGACCCGGCGCGCCTGGCCGGGCGCCCCCTGCCCGAGCGCCCGCAGCGTCCCGCCGCGGCGCCGGCTCCGGCGCCCGCGGCCTGGGCCCTGCCGGAGGTGGCCGGCATCGACTGGGCGCAAGCCCTGGACAAGGTCGACGGCCAGCGCAGCCGGCTCGAGAAGCGCGCGGGCAGCTTCGTGCGCGAGTACGCCGGGGCCCCACGCCTCCTGCGCGAAGCCCTGCGCGGCGGCGACCATGCGCGCCTGCAGCTGCTGGCCCATAACCTGAAGTCGAGCGCCGCCTACGTGGGCGCGGTCGAACTGTCCACCGCCGCCGGCCGGCTCGAACAGGAGCTGCGCGCCGGGCTGGTGGAGCGCGTCGGGGTCCTGGTGCCGCCCCTGGTCGCGGCCACCGAATCGGCGCTGGCGGCGCTCTCGCTACTCGCGGCCGCGGCCCTGCCGCACCCGCCAGACGCCGACGCGCTGGCCCAGGTCGCCGCGCGCCTCGACACCTACCTGCGCGCCGACGACGCGCGCGCCGAAGATGCGCTGGCCGAACTGGCCGCCCTGCTGGCCGGCAGCGCCCACGAGCACGCCCTGGAACCCCTGCGGCGCGCCATTGCCGAAATCGAGTATGCTGCGGCGCTGGCGCCGCTGTCGGCCTTGGCGTCCCAGCTCGAGATCAGCCTGGAAGGAAGCGCATGA
- a CDS encoding oxygenase MpaB family protein has product MHRDAPHLLSPALRADPPADDTVARMLEGAEGPHALAERIAAVNREIGRWDSNGGLAGWEPDPGLDPRAAAALKDYLARCPGLPDWADPALIARAEDIFMDRSMLSCLLLFCASLPECYVLPDLSAVLQAAGQLEQHTDYRIRSTAAMIFPVMMKGGLRSPNGAGVAQALKVRLIHATIRYLILRGTPPSFEALAGKPLPALAPAGGGIYHQLYAHGWDSSRDGLPCNQEELAYTLLTFHFVFLRGLRRLGLGLEREDEEAYLHAWNVLGHLLGIERELMAWTMDEARARFKTMQAPGLAPARGADPRPALTAALMATMADYIPVRLFKPFPNLLTRLLCGRRAARALGLVTRASLVSYLLFIAGYGLIRVVDGVMRLFVKDFSITGMLTRAAGYRLVTRFLMDQTRPLRLPAALVGQAGDLAAAAPVASQGPRWVRRLEARIAGSAPAPEPGPGPGPGPGPQR; this is encoded by the coding sequence ATGCACCGCGATGCGCCCCACCTGCTGTCCCCGGCCCTGCGCGCCGATCCCCCGGCCGACGACACCGTCGCCCGCATGCTCGAGGGCGCCGAGGGCCCGCATGCCCTGGCCGAGCGCATCGCCGCCGTCAACCGCGAGATCGGCCGCTGGGACAGCAACGGCGGCCTGGCGGGCTGGGAGCCCGACCCCGGCCTCGACCCGCGCGCGGCCGCGGCGCTGAAGGACTACCTGGCGCGCTGTCCCGGCCTGCCCGACTGGGCCGACCCGGCGCTCATCGCGCGCGCCGAGGACATCTTCATGGACCGCAGCATGCTGTCCTGCCTGCTGCTGTTCTGCGCCAGCCTGCCCGAATGTTACGTGCTGCCCGACCTGTCGGCGGTGCTCCAGGCCGCCGGCCAGCTCGAACAGCACACCGATTACCGGATCCGCTCCACCGCCGCCATGATCTTCCCCGTGATGATGAAGGGCGGCCTGAGATCGCCGAACGGAGCGGGCGTGGCCCAGGCCCTCAAGGTGCGCCTGATCCACGCCACTATCCGCTACCTGATCCTGCGCGGCACCCCGCCCTCCTTCGAGGCCCTGGCCGGCAAGCCCCTGCCGGCGCTGGCGCCCGCCGGCGGCGGCATCTACCACCAGCTCTATGCCCACGGCTGGGACAGCTCGCGCGACGGCCTGCCCTGCAACCAGGAGGAGCTGGCCTACACCCTGCTGACCTTCCACTTCGTGTTCCTGCGTGGCCTGCGCCGCCTCGGCCTTGGGCTGGAACGCGAGGACGAGGAAGCCTACCTGCACGCCTGGAACGTGCTCGGGCACCTGCTCGGCATCGAGCGCGAGCTGATGGCCTGGACCATGGACGAGGCGCGCGCCCGCTTCAAGACCATGCAGGCGCCCGGCCTGGCGCCCGCGCGCGGCGCCGACCCGCGCCCGGCGCTGACCGCCGCCCTGATGGCCACCATGGCCGACTACATTCCGGTGCGCCTGTTCAAGCCCTTCCCGAACCTGCTGACCCGCCTGCTGTGCGGGCGCCGCGCCGCGCGCGCGCTCGGGCTGGTCACCCGCGCTTCGCTGGTCTCCTACCTGCTGTTCATCGCCGGCTATGGCCTGATCCGGGTGGTGGACGGCGTGATGCGGCTGTTCGTGAAGGACTTCAGCATCACCGGCATGCTGACGCGCGCCGCCGGCTACCGGCTGGTGACGCGCTTCCTGATGGACCAGACCCGCCCGCTGCGCCTGCCCGCCGCCCTGGTGGGCCAGGCCGGCGACCTGGCGGCGGCCGCGCCGGTGGCCAGCCAGGGGCCGCGCTGGGTGCGCCGGCTGGAAGCGCGCATTGCCGGCAGCGCGCCGGCACCGGAACCGGGACCGGGACCGGGACCGGGACCGGGACCGCAACGATGA
- a CDS encoding TonB-dependent receptor, whose translation MKVKQVRPAQTMLVAAVSGMVCGIAQGQPATASAQANTVPEVVVTAQRTEALASRTPVAMSVIQGAQLETIGADNPAALGSRLPNVHMDQAFSGLRVTIRGISNNDTTDKGDPSAAFMLDGVYLARPAGQTANFLDVDRIEVLRGPQGTLYGRNTTAGLVHVISNTPTGRLEGALGLEAGSYENRKLDAMLNVPVNQALALRAALSARRQDPFLKNAQGTPHRPGMDRDDRDARLSARLRLNDDATVLLRYDYSQVSNNNDRIVPDTNFYTGVAEGRPVWRHGSTDQRLTNAFRPPNIVPQQGYQDRRARGLSADLSWDLGPATLHYLASHRELDQDMLNNYYYRITPRVALGVINFYDGHNEQDSHELRVATKGAGALSAQGGLYYFSEDSFTTYAFHGLQPAGLPPYYAFPLDTDARSKAVFGQLTWRLRPDLRLTAGARRTHDDKRRVGSTNFQQQLVFNPATDRRLLNAAELSTARTTWRLGVEADLGAHTLAYGSLSTGYKAGGFNDGCIAGASALGIACPAATAVSAKALYYQPEELRALEAGLKSRLLDGRLSVNAAVFHYDYTNLQLTGTAIVSGAPRLLTSNAGRARSRGVELDGELRVGLGGRLSYGLTLLDARYVTYTPSGNTSWAGRKLDRAPSQVFTLGYEQRFQLGGGALSAGLFTRASGDYVIAVPSQLLAYEIPSHTSSDATLRWQPQGARWSLLARVRNIEDKVRPSIIDSSGMATPTAPRTADLRLDLRF comes from the coding sequence ATGAAAGTCAAGCAGGTCCGTCCAGCCCAAACAATGCTGGTCGCGGCAGTATCGGGCATGGTCTGCGGCATCGCCCAGGGCCAGCCGGCCACCGCATCCGCACAGGCGAACACCGTTCCCGAAGTCGTCGTCACCGCCCAGCGCACCGAGGCGCTGGCCTCGCGCACGCCGGTGGCGATGAGCGTCATCCAGGGCGCGCAACTGGAAACCATCGGCGCCGACAATCCCGCCGCGCTCGGCTCGCGCCTGCCCAACGTGCACATGGACCAGGCCTTCTCCGGCCTGCGCGTCACGATCCGCGGCATCAGCAACAACGACACCACCGACAAGGGCGACCCTTCGGCCGCCTTCATGCTCGACGGCGTGTATCTCGCGCGTCCGGCCGGCCAGACCGCCAACTTCCTGGACGTCGACCGCATCGAAGTGCTGCGCGGCCCCCAGGGCACCCTGTACGGCCGCAACACCACGGCCGGCCTGGTGCACGTGATCTCGAACACCCCGACCGGACGCCTCGAGGGCGCCCTCGGCCTGGAGGCCGGCAGCTACGAGAACCGCAAGCTCGACGCCATGCTCAACGTGCCGGTGAATCAGGCCCTGGCCCTGCGCGCCGCCCTCAGCGCGCGCCGCCAGGACCCCTTCCTGAAGAACGCCCAGGGCACGCCGCACCGGCCCGGCATGGACCGCGACGACCGCGACGCGCGCCTCTCGGCCCGGCTGCGCCTCAACGACGACGCCACCGTGCTGCTGCGCTACGACTACAGCCAGGTCTCGAACAACAACGACCGCATCGTCCCCGACACCAATTTCTACACCGGGGTGGCTGAGGGCAGGCCGGTCTGGCGCCACGGCAGCACCGACCAGCGCCTGACCAATGCCTTCCGTCCGCCCAACATCGTCCCGCAGCAGGGCTACCAGGACAGGCGCGCGCGCGGCCTGTCGGCGGACCTGAGCTGGGACCTGGGCCCGGCCACGCTCCACTACCTGGCCTCGCACCGCGAGCTCGACCAGGACATGCTGAACAACTACTACTACCGCATCACCCCGCGCGTGGCCCTCGGCGTGATCAACTTCTACGACGGCCACAACGAGCAGGACTCGCACGAACTGCGCGTCGCCACCAAGGGCGCGGGCGCCCTCAGCGCCCAGGGCGGCCTGTATTACTTCAGCGAGGATTCCTTCACCACCTACGCCTTCCACGGCCTCCAGCCCGCCGGCCTGCCGCCCTACTACGCCTTCCCGCTGGATACCGATGCGCGCAGCAAGGCCGTGTTCGGCCAGCTCACCTGGCGCCTGCGCCCGGACCTGCGCCTGACTGCCGGCGCGCGCCGCACGCATGACGACAAGCGCCGCGTCGGCTCGACCAACTTCCAGCAGCAGCTGGTCTTCAATCCGGCCACCGACCGCCGTCTGCTGAACGCCGCCGAGCTTTCCACCGCGCGCACCACCTGGCGCCTGGGCGTGGAGGCCGACCTTGGCGCGCACACCCTGGCCTACGGCAGCCTCTCGACCGGCTACAAGGCGGGCGGCTTCAACGACGGCTGCATCGCCGGCGCCAGCGCCCTGGGCATCGCCTGCCCGGCGGCCACCGCGGTGAGCGCCAAGGCGCTCTACTACCAGCCGGAAGAACTGCGCGCGCTGGAAGCGGGCCTCAAGAGCCGCCTGCTGGACGGACGCCTGAGCGTCAACGCGGCCGTCTTCCACTACGACTACACCAACCTGCAGCTGACCGGCACGGCGATCGTCAGCGGCGCGCCGCGCCTCCTGACCAGCAATGCCGGCCGCGCGCGCAGCCGCGGCGTGGAGCTCGACGGCGAGCTGCGGGTGGGCCTGGGCGGGCGCCTGAGCTACGGCCTCACCCTGCTCGACGCGCGCTACGTGACCTACACCCCGAGCGGCAACACCTCCTGGGCCGGGCGCAAGCTCGACCGCGCTCCCAGCCAGGTGTTCACCCTCGGCTACGAGCAGCGCTTCCAGCTCGGCGGCGGCGCGCTGAGCGCGGGCCTGTTCACGCGCGCCAGCGGCGACTACGTGATCGCGGTGCCAAGCCAGCTGCTGGCCTACGAGATTCCCTCGCACACCAGCAGCGACGCCACGCTGCGCTGGCAGCCGCAAGGCGCGCGCTGGAGCCTGCTGGCGCGGGTGCGCAACATCGAGGACAAGGTCCGGCCCTCGATCATCGACAGTTCGGGGATGGCGACGCCGACCGCGCCGCGTACCGCCGACCTGCGCCTGGACCTGCGTTTCTGA
- a CDS encoding family 43 glycosylhydrolase produces MNRFFPRRIAALALGFGLGSGLGLAPGAGAGEQAPAPASFTNPLPLRLADGGLAESCADPALLRDRTTEQPVWYLYCTTDPVSHKERDGAGWRFRLMPVYRSVDLVDWYYVRDAFEDRPRGVAAPKAGLWAPEPVYMNGNYYLYFTITDVPDALSPEKGCGSDSAIGVATSAAPGGPWKAAPRLVVPPRRAGSGCSFQWTYDPDVVETADGERYLYYGSYGGGLFVQRLSKDGMAVEGEPVRIGASDRYEGAEVVRHGPWWYLFASATNCCNGPLTGYAVFVGRAKHPQGPFLDREGNDMAAARAGGTPVLLQNGNRWVGAGHNSVFQDAAGQWWTLYHAVDRNQPFFSARDQLTRRPLLMERIEWVEGWPVVAGGRGPTEGAQPAPALRAGLRTPAPAHAPPAATASPLWTERFERGRLDPRWSWVRPQALGSWGAAQPGLRMATIDTDLHADTDNAAVLSTPLPDGDLRIEARLRLDAPLDCCTRPVQAGLVVMRDDDNYVKLVELARGGLRQVEFAKEMAPVEADFPRYGNTTAGPPGTWTWLRLDLRRSSGEERYTAWSSQDGVNWVGGATWTHRLGTGARLGLVAMGGAGHAVTFSQVAVGRLGP; encoded by the coding sequence GTGAACCGTTTCTTCCCCCGCCGGATCGCCGCGCTGGCCCTCGGCTTCGGCCTTGGCTCGGGCCTTGGCCTGGCCCCTGGCGCCGGCGCCGGCGAGCAGGCCCCAGCGCCCGCCAGCTTTACCAATCCGCTGCCGCTGCGGCTGGCGGACGGCGGCCTGGCCGAAAGCTGCGCCGACCCGGCCCTGCTGCGCGACCGCACCACCGAGCAGCCGGTGTGGTACCTGTACTGCACCACCGACCCGGTCAGCCACAAGGAGCGCGACGGCGCCGGCTGGCGTTTCCGCCTGATGCCGGTGTACCGCTCGGTCGACCTGGTGGACTGGTACTACGTGCGCGACGCCTTCGAGGACCGACCGCGCGGCGTGGCGGCCCCCAAGGCCGGCCTGTGGGCGCCGGAGCCGGTCTACATGAACGGCAACTACTACCTCTACTTCACCATCACCGACGTGCCCGACGCCCTCAGCCCCGAGAAGGGCTGCGGCTCGGACAGCGCGATCGGGGTGGCGACCAGCGCGGCGCCGGGCGGGCCGTGGAAGGCCGCGCCGCGCCTGGTGGTGCCGCCGCGCCGCGCCGGGAGCGGCTGCAGCTTCCAGTGGACCTATGACCCAGACGTGGTCGAGACGGCGGACGGCGAGCGCTATCTGTATTACGGCAGCTATGGCGGGGGCCTGTTCGTCCAGCGCCTCAGCAAGGACGGCATGGCGGTCGAGGGTGAGCCGGTGCGCATCGGCGCGTCCGACCGCTACGAGGGCGCCGAAGTGGTGCGCCACGGGCCCTGGTGGTACCTGTTCGCGTCGGCCACCAACTGCTGCAACGGTCCGCTGACCGGCTACGCCGTGTTCGTCGGGCGCGCCAAGCATCCACAGGGGCCTTTCCTCGATCGCGAGGGCAACGACATGGCAGCCGCGCGCGCCGGCGGCACCCCGGTGCTGCTCCAGAACGGCAACCGCTGGGTGGGCGCGGGCCACAACTCGGTGTTCCAGGACGCGGCCGGGCAATGGTGGACCCTGTACCACGCGGTGGACCGGAACCAGCCCTTCTTCAGCGCGCGCGACCAGCTGACCCGCCGGCCGCTGCTGATGGAGCGCATCGAGTGGGTCGAGGGCTGGCCGGTGGTCGCCGGCGGGCGCGGCCCGACCGAGGGAGCGCAGCCCGCGCCGGCCCTGCGCGCCGGGCTGCGCACGCCGGCGCCCGCGCATGCGCCGCCGGCGGCGACCGCCTCGCCCCTGTGGACCGAACGTTTCGAGCGCGGCCGGCTCGATCCGCGCTGGAGCTGGGTGCGTCCCCAGGCCTTGGGGAGCTGGGGCGCGGCCCAGCCCGGCCTGCGCATGGCCACCATCGACACCGACCTTCACGCCGATACCGACAACGCCGCCGTCTTGAGCACGCCGCTGCCGGACGGCGACCTGCGCATCGAGGCGCGCCTGCGCCTGGACGCGCCGCTCGACTGCTGCACGCGCCCGGTGCAGGCGGGGCTGGTGGTGATGCGCGACGACGACAACTACGTCAAGCTGGTGGAGCTGGCGCGCGGCGGACTGCGCCAGGTGGAATTCGCCAAGGAGATGGCGCCGGTGGAAGCGGATTTCCCGCGCTACGGCAACACCACGGCGGGCCCGCCGGGCACCTGGACCTGGCTGCGGCTGGACCTGCGCCGGAGCAGCGGGGAGGAGCGCTACACGGCCTGGTCGAGCCAGGACGGCGTCAACTGGGTAGGCGGCGCGACCTGGACCCACCGCCTGGGCACCGGCGCCCGCCTAGGCCTGGTGGCGATGGGCGGCGCCGGCCATGCCGTCACCTTCAGCCAGGTGGCGGTCGGCCGGCTCGGTCCCTGA
- a CDS encoding DMT family transporter: MAIGVLCGLLAGAMWGLVFIVPEFLSAFSPLQLAVGRYLAYGAMALVLLLPRLRGLARRLSRADLAALVRHALAGNIVYYILLAVGVQYAGVGPTSLIVGMLPVVVTLLGRKDHGAVPLRRLALPLLLVAAGIACINLDAFAHGEQAPPGAILAGLAAAFGALLCWSWYALDNARYLKRNPHFGSAEWSALYGLSTGVLALVLGAASLLFDGGAAPTGAARDWSLFWTCNALLALGASVLGNQLWNIASRRVPVTLSGQLILFETLFALLYGFAYRAQGPRPLELAAIALLVAGVTWSVRAHARAPQDSGTEPADRHLAEGDGMAGAAHRHQA; encoded by the coding sequence ATGGCGATCGGCGTACTCTGCGGCCTGCTGGCCGGCGCAATGTGGGGCCTGGTGTTTATCGTCCCCGAATTCCTGTCCGCCTTCAGCCCGCTCCAACTGGCGGTCGGCCGCTACCTGGCCTATGGCGCCATGGCCCTGGTCCTGCTGCTGCCCAGGCTGCGCGGCCTGGCCCGGCGCCTGAGCCGCGCCGACCTGGCCGCCCTGGTCCGCCATGCCCTGGCGGGCAACATCGTGTACTACATCCTGCTCGCGGTCGGCGTCCAGTACGCCGGCGTCGGCCCGACCTCGCTGATCGTCGGCATGCTGCCGGTGGTGGTCACCCTCCTCGGCCGCAAGGACCACGGGGCCGTCCCGCTGCGGCGCCTGGCCCTGCCCCTGCTGCTGGTGGCGGCCGGCATCGCCTGCATCAACCTCGACGCCTTCGCCCACGGCGAACAAGCGCCTCCGGGCGCCATCCTGGCCGGGCTGGCGGCTGCCTTCGGCGCCCTGCTGTGCTGGAGCTGGTATGCGCTCGACAATGCCCGCTACCTCAAGCGCAATCCGCATTTCGGCAGCGCCGAGTGGTCGGCCTTGTATGGCCTGAGCACCGGCGTGCTGGCGCTCGTGCTGGGCGCGGCCAGCCTGCTGTTCGACGGCGGCGCGGCGCCGACGGGCGCGGCGCGCGACTGGTCGCTGTTCTGGACCTGCAACGCGCTGCTGGCCCTGGGCGCCTCGGTGCTGGGCAACCAGCTGTGGAACATCGCCAGCCGGCGCGTGCCGGTCACCCTGTCCGGCCAGCTGATCTTGTTCGAGACCCTGTTCGCCCTGCTCTACGGCTTCGCCTACCGCGCCCAGGGTCCGCGCCCGCTGGAACTGGCCGCCATCGCCCTGCTCGTGGCCGGCGTCACCTGGTCGGTGCGCGCCCATGCGCGCGCGCCGCAGGACTCAGGGACCGAGCCGGCCGACCGCCACCTGGCTGAAGGTGACGGCATGGCCGGCGCCGCCCATCGCCACCAGGCCTAG